In Jaculus jaculus isolate mJacJac1 chromosome 4, mJacJac1.mat.Y.cur, whole genome shotgun sequence, a single genomic region encodes these proteins:
- the LOC101605762 gene encoding DNA-directed RNA polymerases I, II, and III subunit RPABC5-like, with amino-acid sequence MIIPVRCFTFGKIGGNKWEAYLGLLQAEYMEGDALDALCLKRYCCCCMLLAHVDLIEKLLNYETLEK; translated from the coding sequence ATGATCATCCCTGTGCGTTGCTTCACTTTTGGCAAGATCGGTGGCAACAAGTGGGAGGCCTACTTAGGGCTGTTGCAGGCCGAATACATGGAAGGGGATGCCCTGGATGCACTTTGCCTGAAGCgttactgctgctgctgcatgcTGCTTGCACATGTGGACCTGATTGAAAAGTTGCTCAACTATGAAACCCTGGAGAAGTGA